In Massilia antarctica, the following are encoded in one genomic region:
- a CDS encoding FecR family protein encodes MNCAKRRTATKALAGVLLAGLFGMAWGAQVAGTIVNLSGPLMARKADGTVKVLGLKSEVEQGDTLVSEKNTYAQIRFIDNSEITLQPGTTFKVEAFAYEAGKPEADSASFSLIKGGLRSLTGLLGKRNKEKFSLKTPTATIGIRGTTFIAQYVPASAGGMAAPPGPAGRGAPPALPSGLYVSVIDGAISMSNAGGSMNFSAGQFGYTANTLKPPVMVPNNPGIKFTPPPVFSMQTAPGPQNTSVAGKAAAVDCEVR; translated from the coding sequence GTGAACTGCGCAAAAAGACGTACTGCAACTAAGGCGCTCGCCGGTGTCCTGCTGGCCGGCTTGTTCGGGATGGCGTGGGGGGCGCAGGTGGCCGGTACCATCGTCAACCTGAGCGGGCCGCTGATGGCCAGGAAGGCCGATGGCACGGTCAAGGTGCTGGGCTTGAAGTCCGAAGTGGAGCAGGGCGATACCCTGGTGTCCGAAAAGAACACCTACGCCCAGATCCGCTTCATCGACAACAGCGAGATCACCTTGCAGCCAGGTACGACGTTCAAGGTGGAGGCGTTCGCTTACGAGGCCGGCAAGCCGGAGGCCGACAGCGCCAGCTTCAGCCTGATCAAGGGCGGGCTGCGCTCGCTGACCGGCTTGCTGGGCAAGCGCAACAAGGAAAAATTTTCGCTCAAGACACCGACCGCCACCATCGGTATCCGCGGCACCACCTTCATTGCGCAGTATGTGCCGGCCTCGGCGGGCGGCATGGCTGCGCCGCCGGGGCCAGCCGGCCGGGGCGCGCCGCCGGCCTTGCCTTCCGGTTTGTATGTGTCGGTGATCGATGGGGCGATTTCGATGTCGAATGCCGGTGGCAGCATGAATTTTTCGGCCGGACAGTTTGGCTATACCGCGAATACGCTCAAGCCGCCGGTCATGGTCCCGAACAATCCGGGCATCAAGTTCACGCCGCCGCCCGTGTTCAGCATGCAGACGGCGCCTGGTCCGCAAAACACCAGTGTGGCGGGCAAGGCGGCAGCGGTCGATTGCGAAGTGAGGTAG
- a CDS encoding ATP-binding protein, with protein sequence MMDTLPHGEALPLVGRAAEISALHSAFSSGGGLLVAGAAGAGKSALLAQLATMAAERGGWFVSGKFDQYRHDAPSAIVEAMRALGRLLLAEPPAALGQQRERILAALGGNAGLIAAALPELALLLGCHDASCTDPALHQARMRHAVLDLLRAVVSPARPLVMVIDDLQWAGPAALAGFDVLLRDPTLQGLFLVGAYRNDEVGDTHPLHPMLVRWRACATLEVNNLAPDSLAAFLGALLHTEPARCASLAALIGARTRGNPFDTIELVNALREQGLLRADGDYRDTAAIGAFIKERDVAGLLALRIGRLPPDARLMLQVLACLGGAVDGEVLALAAGLDAGQLAPALADGLVIDTTHGLRFCHDRVQQALYEAMPVGERQALHLAIGRRLLAHAGHEAGASEQYLVLGDSLPDSAERRQVATLFRQAAAHARNLADYALEERFLGAAVRLLRHADDATPALAQAMRAWHASLYSLGRHAEADEVYARIAAHESDLTGLIEASSVQVNSLTSRRMLLDAIDLGIALLARAGIVFQESEPDDGASRLDTITAWAYSDALDADLQRAAPTDPHVLAVGTLLHLTTMATYYANDPRLVGLLVRYQQMWIEHGPCAALLKTFGTLPILFKQRGDYRTGHAVLIKAQAIGKARGYDYEAAWLQHVFALASLHWVEPLENAIAHARQARQVLLQNGDLHYATHTYHIEIVAQLECAPTLDIVAAILAEAQAGTPRDGNVTASRIQRSYRYLLDVARGEIDIHFPALAGDTDTLTARLARAHAALLFGDDAALLRHSTAAMPLLASFAGIYPAALGYLFRALALARCAHADAGVLPELDACRDWMALRAADSPRNFAHLVTWIDAERAWAMGDGAAAARLFDQALLVMRAHRRPWQRAVMTERAGLCYLAQGLQYVGSTLLAEALRLYEAWGAPAKAKALRANHAFLRSGAAPARRAADAPDTPLDKVDLLAVLRASQALSAETTLARVQARACELLCSLTGATTVRLLIRPIEQAERSPPLPMSVLRHVERTRDVLLLDDALQDDRFARDPYFAGCARCSLLAVPIFTHNLVHAVLLLENDASRGAFTAERLNTVMLIAGQLTISLVNLGGGKI encoded by the coding sequence ATGATGGATACACTGCCGCATGGCGAAGCGCTGCCACTGGTCGGCCGCGCAGCCGAGATCAGCGCACTGCACAGCGCCTTTTCCTCGGGCGGCGGCCTGCTCGTCGCCGGCGCGGCCGGCGCCGGCAAGTCCGCCCTGCTCGCGCAGTTGGCCACGATGGCGGCCGAGCGCGGCGGCTGGTTCGTCAGCGGCAAGTTCGACCAGTACCGGCACGATGCCCCATCGGCCATCGTGGAGGCCATGCGTGCGCTCGGCCGCCTGCTGCTGGCAGAACCCCCGGCGGCGCTGGGCCAGCAGCGCGAGCGCATCCTCGCGGCGCTGGGCGGCAACGCCGGCCTGATCGCCGCCGCCCTGCCGGAATTGGCCCTGCTGCTCGGCTGCCACGATGCCAGCTGTACCGATCCAGCCCTGCACCAGGCCAGGATGCGCCACGCCGTCCTCGACCTGCTGCGCGCCGTGGTGTCGCCGGCACGTCCGCTGGTAATGGTGATCGACGACCTGCAATGGGCCGGTCCCGCCGCGCTGGCCGGGTTCGACGTCCTGCTGCGCGATCCGACCCTGCAAGGCCTGTTCCTGGTGGGCGCCTACCGCAACGACGAAGTCGGCGACACGCACCCGCTCCATCCCATGCTGGTGCGCTGGCGCGCTTGCGCGACCCTGGAGGTGAACAACCTGGCGCCGGACAGCCTGGCCGCCTTCCTCGGCGCCCTCCTGCACACCGAGCCGGCGCGCTGCGCCAGCCTGGCCGCGCTGATCGGCGCGCGCACCCGGGGCAATCCCTTCGACACGATTGAACTGGTCAATGCCCTGCGCGAGCAGGGCTTGCTGCGCGCCGACGGCGATTACCGCGACACGGCCGCCATCGGCGCCTTTATCAAGGAACGCGACGTGGCCGGCCTGCTCGCGCTGCGCATCGGCCGCCTGCCGCCGGACGCACGCCTGATGCTGCAGGTGCTTGCCTGCCTGGGCGGCGCGGTCGATGGCGAGGTGCTGGCACTGGCCGCCGGCCTCGATGCGGGCCAGCTGGCGCCGGCACTGGCCGATGGACTGGTCATCGACACCACGCATGGCCTGCGCTTTTGCCACGACCGCGTGCAGCAGGCGCTTTACGAAGCCATGCCGGTGGGTGAACGCCAGGCGCTGCATCTGGCGATCGGCCGGCGCCTGCTGGCCCATGCCGGCCATGAAGCCGGCGCCTCCGAACAATATCTCGTGCTCGGCGACAGCCTGCCCGACAGCGCCGAGCGCCGCCAGGTCGCTACCCTGTTCCGCCAGGCGGCGGCCCACGCCAGAAACCTGGCCGACTACGCGCTGGAAGAACGCTTCCTGGGCGCGGCCGTGCGCCTGCTGCGCCATGCCGACGATGCCACACCCGCGCTGGCGCAAGCCATGCGGGCCTGGCACGCCTCCTTGTACAGCCTTGGCCGGCATGCCGAGGCCGACGAGGTCTATGCGCGCATCGCCGCGCACGAGAGCGACTTGACCGGCCTGATCGAAGCGAGTTCGGTCCAGGTCAACAGCCTGACCAGCCGCCGCATGCTGCTTGACGCGATCGATCTCGGCATCGCCCTGCTGGCGCGGGCCGGCATCGTGTTCCAGGAAAGCGAGCCTGACGACGGCGCGTCCCGGCTCGACACCATCACCGCCTGGGCCTACAGCGATGCGCTCGACGCCGACCTGCAACGCGCCGCGCCGACCGATCCGCACGTGCTCGCGGTCGGCACTTTGCTGCACCTGACCACCATGGCGACCTACTACGCCAACGACCCGCGCCTGGTCGGGCTGCTGGTGCGCTACCAGCAGATGTGGATCGAGCACGGTCCGTGCGCGGCGCTGCTCAAGACCTTCGGCACCCTGCCGATCCTTTTCAAGCAGCGCGGCGACTACCGCACCGGCCACGCGGTACTGATCAAGGCCCAGGCGATCGGCAAGGCGCGCGGCTACGATTACGAGGCGGCATGGCTGCAGCATGTGTTTGCGCTGGCGTCGCTGCACTGGGTCGAACCGCTGGAAAACGCCATCGCCCACGCGCGCCAGGCGCGCCAGGTGCTGCTGCAAAACGGTGACCTGCACTATGCGACCCATACCTATCACATCGAAATCGTGGCGCAGCTCGAATGCGCGCCGACTCTCGATATCGTCGCCGCGATCCTGGCCGAGGCGCAAGCGGGAACGCCGCGTGACGGCAACGTCACCGCCAGCCGCATCCAGCGCAGCTATCGCTACCTGCTCGACGTGGCGCGCGGCGAGATCGACATCCATTTTCCTGCGCTCGCCGGGGACACGGACACGCTCACCGCGCGCCTGGCGCGCGCGCACGCCGCCCTGCTGTTCGGCGACGACGCCGCGCTGCTGCGCCATTCCACGGCCGCCATGCCCTTGCTGGCCTCCTTTGCCGGCATCTATCCGGCCGCGCTGGGCTATCTGTTCCGCGCCCTTGCGCTGGCGCGCTGTGCGCATGCCGACGCGGGCGTCCTGCCCGAACTGGACGCCTGCCGCGACTGGATGGCGCTGCGCGCCGCCGATTCGCCGCGCAATTTTGCCCACCTGGTGACCTGGATCGATGCCGAACGCGCCTGGGCCATGGGCGACGGCGCCGCCGCGGCCAGGCTGTTCGACCAGGCGTTGCTGGTCATGCGCGCGCACCGAAGGCCATGGCAGCGCGCCGTGATGACCGAGCGCGCAGGCCTGTGCTATCTGGCGCAGGGCTTGCAGTATGTCGGGTCGACCTTGCTGGCCGAGGCGCTGCGCTTGTACGAAGCATGGGGCGCGCCGGCCAAGGCGAAGGCGCTACGCGCAAACCACGCCTTCCTGCGCAGTGGCGCCGCCCCGGCGCGGCGCGCGGCCGATGCCCCCGATACCCCGCTGGACAAGGTCGACCTGCTGGCCGTGCTGCGCGCGTCGCAGGCGCTCAGTGCGGAAACGACCCTGGCGCGCGTGCAAGCGCGCGCCTGCGAGCTGCTTTGTTCGCTGACAGGTGCCACCACCGTCAGGCTGCTGATCCGCCCGATCGAGCAGGCGGAGCGTTCGCCGCCACTACCCATGTCGGTGCTGCGTCACGTCGAACGCACGCGCGACGTGCTGCTGCTCGACGACGCGCTGCAGGACGACCGCTTCGCGCGCGATCCGTACTTTGCGGGTTGCGCTCGGTGTTCGCTGCTGGCGGTGCCGATTTTCACGCACAACCTGGTACACGCCGTGCTGCTGCTGGAAAATGACGCCAGTCGCGGCGCCTTCACCGCCGAACGGCTCAATACCGTGATGCTGATCGCCGGCCAGTTGACCATCTCGCTGGTCAATCTCGGCGGCGGCAAAATCTAG
- a CDS encoding lipase secretion chaperone, translated as MKVKGPLACTAALLAAGFMLCRSPATEPSPTARERTGQAVERSFTVLAEASPVLGAMPDQRASAPSFPLAADGSLSINDRTSTLLDVMLAGVPPHPGRVEVDQIEQRLTSGLPAQAAQQLARLLRTYIAYRDAETELGERQRAAAALTPALTPELALEQLHALRIAHFGEQLAASLYREEEKQTLADLAATLPGAPRSADTRERGVAADPALDRLHDEVAALRKAGAPDTRVAALREQVLGPDRARQLQDTEQVQSDWEQRSRSFLAAAQPGADVEGLLRGLYSEQEMPAARAYNLERLRNRQAGAAQNKQ; from the coding sequence ATGAAGGTCAAGGGCCCGCTTGCCTGCACCGCGGCCCTGCTGGCGGCCGGCTTCATGCTGTGCCGCTCCCCTGCCACCGAACCGTCCCCCACCGCCCGCGAGCGCACCGGGCAGGCGGTCGAGCGCAGCTTCACCGTCCTGGCCGAGGCCAGCCCCGTGCTCGGCGCGATGCCGGACCAGCGCGCCAGTGCGCCATCGTTCCCGCTCGCGGCCGATGGCAGCCTGTCCATCAACGACCGCACCAGTACCCTGCTCGACGTCATGCTGGCGGGCGTGCCGCCCCATCCTGGCCGCGTGGAAGTGGACCAGATCGAACAGCGCCTGACCTCCGGGCTGCCGGCGCAGGCCGCGCAGCAGCTTGCCCGGCTGCTGCGCACCTACATCGCCTACCGCGACGCGGAAACGGAACTGGGCGAACGCCAGCGCGCCGCCGCTGCCCTCACACCTGCCCTCACGCCCGAACTGGCGCTGGAGCAGCTGCACGCCCTGCGCATCGCCCACTTCGGCGAGCAGTTGGCCGCATCACTGTATCGGGAAGAAGAAAAGCAGACACTTGCCGACCTGGCCGCCACCCTTCCGGGCGCGCCGCGCAGCGCCGATACGCGCGAGCGTGGCGTTGCCGCCGATCCCGCGCTCGACCGCCTGCACGACGAGGTCGCCGCGCTGCGCAAGGCGGGCGCGCCCGACACCCGGGTCGCCGCCTTGCGCGAACAGGTGCTGGGCCCGGACCGCGCCCGGCAATTGCAGGATACGGAACAGGTGCAATCGGATTGGGAACAGCGCAGCCGCAGCTTCCTCGCCGCCGCGCAGCCGGGCGCCGACGTGGAAGGCTTGCTGCGCGGCCTGTACTCGGAGCAGGAAATGCCGGCCGCGCGCGCCTACAACCTGGAGCGCTTGCGCAACCGGCAAGCCGGTGCCGCGCAAAACAAGCAATAA
- a CDS encoding peptidylprolyl isomerase: MDFHRTSASLGRHCLVLLLALPGAYAATPAAAPAPASAQETVAQVGGQPVPKALLDALMDANAGRPNPFDEENAQDRQERAAVRAALDRQALLGELVTIELMAQEALRLGLHKSPELVAEAELAYKTLLQRDLVRHMLSTMAVTNEDIAQRYQGVPAERQFRIAKVDVATPAAAHAALAALRQGKRLAQLAKRGSGAARPASPAWVMASQMDTGLAQQVAGMAPGQAIERELPQGGWQVVQLSATRQLPKPPLDELRAGLRTQIMQERLGQRIEALKTRADVRLSAERAPQKDAAQ; this comes from the coding sequence ATGGATTTTCACCGCACCTCGGCCAGCCTGGGCCGCCACTGTCTGGTCCTGCTGCTGGCCTTGCCGGGGGCGTATGCCGCTACCCCGGCAGCGGCGCCCGCGCCCGCGTCGGCGCAAGAGACGGTCGCGCAGGTCGGCGGCCAGCCCGTACCCAAGGCCTTGCTCGACGCCCTCATGGATGCCAACGCCGGCCGTCCCAATCCCTTCGATGAAGAGAACGCACAGGACCGGCAGGAACGCGCCGCCGTCCGCGCGGCGCTCGACCGCCAGGCGCTGCTGGGCGAACTGGTGACCATTGAACTGATGGCGCAGGAAGCGCTCAGGCTTGGCTTGCACAAGTCACCCGAGCTCGTGGCGGAGGCGGAACTGGCCTACAAGACCCTGTTGCAGCGCGACCTGGTGCGCCACATGCTGTCCACCATGGCGGTCACTAACGAGGACATCGCGCAGCGCTACCAGGGCGTGCCGGCCGAACGCCAGTTCCGCATCGCCAAGGTCGACGTGGCCACTCCGGCGGCAGCGCACGCCGCCCTGGCCGCGCTCAGGCAAGGCAAGCGCCTTGCGCAGCTCGCCAAACGCGGGTCCGGCGCGGCCCGCCCGGCCTCGCCGGCGTGGGTCATGGCGTCCCAGATGGATACCGGCCTGGCGCAGCAGGTGGCCGGCATGGCGCCCGGCCAGGCCATCGAGCGCGAACTGCCGCAAGGCGGCTGGCAAGTCGTGCAACTGAGCGCCACCAGACAACTGCCCAAGCCGCCGCTCGATGAGTTGCGCGCCGGCCTGCGCACGCAGATCATGCAGGAACGGCTGGGCCAGCGGATCGAGGCGCTCAAAACGCGCGCCGACGTTCGCCTGAGCGCCGAACGCGCGCCGCAAAAGGACGCCGCGCAATGA
- a CDS encoding esterase/lipase family protein, with product MRHLYRQAVKSAFALGLFAAGVVLSGAAMAQEPVIFVHGYSGSSSNFDAMVARFTASGYPRSKLYGFNYNSFMSSDRTSAASLNSFINSVRASNANQPVSVIAHSNGGLVVRWQRAKLGGAAGMRRFITLGTPHKGTTSAYGCYSPACFDMRPGSSFITQLAGAGCDRSLWSANDGVILPANNAQCGVNVQTASVGHISLLTDASVYNQVRSQLP from the coding sequence ATGCGACACTTATACCGCCAGGCCGTCAAATCGGCGTTCGCACTTGGTTTATTCGCAGCAGGCGTCGTGCTGTCGGGCGCGGCCATGGCCCAGGAACCCGTGATTTTCGTGCACGGCTACAGCGGCTCGTCCTCGAACTTCGACGCCATGGTCGCGCGCTTTACCGCCAGCGGCTATCCGCGCTCCAAGCTGTACGGCTTTAACTACAACTCCTTCATGAGCAGCGACCGCACCAGCGCCGCTTCGCTCAACTCCTTCATCAACTCGGTGCGCGCCAGTAACGCCAACCAGCCGGTGAGCGTGATCGCGCACTCGAATGGCGGCCTGGTGGTGCGCTGGCAGCGCGCCAAGCTCGGCGGAGCGGCCGGCATGCGCCGCTTCATCACCCTCGGCACGCCGCACAAGGGCACCACCAGCGCCTACGGCTGCTATTCGCCGGCGTGCTTCGACATGCGGCCCGGCTCGTCGTTCATCACCCAGCTCGCCGGCGCCGGTTGCGACCGCTCGCTGTGGTCCGCCAACGATGGCGTCATCCTGCCTGCCAACAATGCGCAGTGCGGCGTGAACGTGCAGACGGCCAGCGTCGGCCACATTTCGCTGTTGACCGACGCCAGCGTGTACAACCAGGTACGCTCGCAACTGCCGTAA
- a CDS encoding AraC family transcriptional regulator, with protein sequence MTISRPTVSAAWVKGIVELIGALGLDPLALLEEAGMPLDELDDADGRFDSACVSTLWSLAAQQSGHPHAGLALGDATKPACFGVVLHVMMSCPDLGTALRRMAQYIPIVSGAARIVLTEDGQGCGLALTLGEGVPGERYDFALLMIANLCRWLTGRDLRPQSVELAHARPANLLPYLAAFGCPCHFSAKRYCLSFSPADLGLALMTGNPLLTELHERFANERMARLGDARTTRRVRELVLACLAEGEPARGDVARALCMSERTLQRRLRDEGTSYVQLVDAVRREQAAQYLDQTSLCFTEISYRLGFANQGTLFRACKRWFNASPGRYRERHRAGVESG encoded by the coding sequence ATGACGATATCCAGACCGACCGTGTCCGCAGCATGGGTGAAAGGGATCGTCGAGCTGATCGGCGCGCTCGGTCTTGATCCGCTGGCCCTGCTCGAGGAAGCCGGCATGCCGCTGGACGAACTCGACGACGCCGACGGCCGTTTCGACAGCGCGTGCGTGTCGACCTTGTGGTCGCTGGCGGCGCAGCAGTCCGGCCACCCGCATGCGGGGCTGGCGCTGGGCGACGCCACCAAGCCGGCCTGCTTCGGGGTGGTGCTGCACGTGATGATGTCCTGTCCCGACCTGGGCACCGCGCTGCGCCGCATGGCGCAGTACATCCCCATCGTCAGCGGCGCCGCCCGCATCGTGTTGACCGAGGACGGCCAGGGCTGCGGCCTGGCGCTCACCTTGGGCGAGGGCGTGCCGGGCGAGCGCTATGATTTCGCGTTGCTGATGATCGCCAACCTGTGCCGCTGGCTGACCGGGCGCGATCTGCGGCCGCAGTCGGTGGAACTGGCCCATGCGCGGCCAGCGAACCTGTTGCCCTACCTGGCGGCCTTCGGCTGCCCCTGCCATTTCAGCGCCAAACGCTATTGCCTGAGTTTTTCGCCGGCCGACCTGGGCCTGGCGCTCATGACCGGCAATCCGCTGCTGACCGAACTGCATGAACGCTTCGCCAACGAGCGCATGGCACGCCTGGGCGACGCGCGCACCACCCGGCGCGTGCGCGAGCTGGTGCTGGCCTGCCTGGCCGAGGGCGAACCGGCGCGCGGCGATGTGGCCCGGGCGCTGTGCATGAGCGAACGGACCTTGCAGCGCCGCCTGCGGGATGAGGGAACGTCGTACGTGCAGTTGGTTGACGCGGTGCGGCGCGAGCAGGCCGCCCAGTATCTCGACCAGACCAGTTTGTGCTTCACCGAAATCAGCTACCGGCTCGGTTTCGCCAACCAGGGGACCTTGTTCCGGGCCTGCAAGCGCTGGTTCAATGCCTCGCCGGGGCGCTATCGCGAACGCCACCGGGCCGGCGTGGAGAGCGGCTAG